In the genome of Methanosarcinales archaeon, the window TTTTATGTCCCTTTTGATTGTGCTATAACTACTCTTCAGAAGTTTTACAAGATCTTTAATCGTAAGTAAGGCATTCTGCTCCCTTGCTTCTTGTGTTATTCTTAAAAGAATATGTTGCCTGTAAGCTGATATGCCATATTTCTCATATACTTCCATATCTTCGGGAACATCCAATGTTAGGATAACTTCTTTATGCTTCGCGTCGAGAATTGTCTTCTCTGGCCCCTCTTCTTCTGAGATCGCAAGATAAAGTATCTGACCATCACGAATATTAGAGTTACTATTCTGGAAAAAATCGTTGCACAATTCAAGGATTGCATCTGCAGTAATCGGTGCAAAATTGAATCCATTCATTAAACGAAGGCGAAACATTTGCTCCTTCGTCATTCCATTCTTTAATATGTATACATCTTTCATATTGACCACTACAATTACATTTTATTTATAGGGTCATATGAACCAAACAGACTTTCTGGGTTTCATAGGCTTTTGAAATCTTGTAGTATGTAAAAACCCTGAAACTCGGCAGTGTCCTAATTTAGAATACTTAATTGAAAATTAAAAAATTGCTCCCAATTCCATTGATGATCCGCCAAACCTTCCAACATTGCAGGAGTATCAGTTTTTGTCAACTTATCCATAAAGTTCCAATAAAAATGAAACAATTCGAAAGAATTTATGAGTTTTGGCTTCTTTTTCGAAAAGCATTTTGTTTCTCTAACTAATCTGCCCTGCCTTTCACGACAAATACTATTCATATTTTCGATATCTGTCGTCTCGATTTCATCTATCTTAAGAGTTCCATAAATGACTTTTTTGATTTTATCAACAACTCTTCCTCCCTCCCTTATTTTGATAACTTGTCCATAGTCAACACATGTCTCTGCATAATACTCAGGAATAGTATTTGTATAGTCATCATGTCCATCAGAAAATATTTCAATTTTCTTATCTGGAAAAGGTAATTGTACCCTATCAAAAACTTTTTCAAATAATTTTTCACATGTTTTTTTTGTTCGTTTCCCAATCTCATAAGCAACGATGAGATATGACCCTCTCGTCATGAAAGTGAATATCCATGCATCACCTTCGATATCTGAATTAGGGCTTCCGGGCTCAACGTTTTTTTGTTTTTTTTTACGAATGTCCACATTTCGTCAACCTCAAATTGTCCAAGTTTTACATCATGAAGAAGAATAGAATTTACTAGTTCAGCATGCAAGGCAAGATCTTCAATTAGATTTCCTATTGTATCCCTATGGTGGCCTGTTATTCGTTCAATCGATCTGATGCCATTTTTCTCTACAAGGTGTTTGCAGATGTTGATTATCTCGGGTTTCGAAAGATGTTTATGATATAATGGAGTTCCCTTAGTCTCCATGAAAAAGGTCTTGCAGTGATGACAATAATATCTTTGATGACCTGTGCTGTACTTACCACGTTTGATTATATCTTTACCTTCTTCTTTTAGATAATACGTGCATTTCTCATTCTGGCATATTACTTTGATTTCTCCACGGGGTCGAGCCATATTTATCACAAATATAGTATATGATTTTATATTATATTAAGTATCGTAATTAAGGACACTACCTGAAACTCAGGGTATAACAGATCATATTTGGTCGTAGAAGGAATTATTGATGCTTAAAGCAGGGGGTATCAATTATATATTAGGACATTACCGATTATTTAGTGAACACAATATTTTTCACATCATGCAAAACAATATGGCATTTTTTGCATTCAGGATATAAATCATGGATTAACTTTTGATGCGGCAACCCATGGCAGGATTCGCATGTGGGTAAGTAACCATGTTTTGGATGGCAGTAAATACAATTCAGATCGTCATGTTTCGTATTGCTTGAACGTAACTCGGAATCAATAGCTTCATGACAAATTGCACAATCATTTCTTGTAATACTTGAGGGGATATTGATAACAGCCGGATCATGAGCAGGATGACATCCAAGACATTCGCTATTTGTCATATCTGAAGCATGAGGGATATGACAATCCATGCATTCGGGGATCTGCTCATGGACGGGGTGACATTCTGAGCAACCTAAGGCTGTATGTTTTGTGTTCCCCTGCTCCAGTACATCACTCACCACTTCATGACAGACAGCACAGTTTTCACCGGCAATACTTTCAGGGTAATCGATTTCCTGGGGCATATGTGCCGGATGGCAGTTCAGGCATTCACTATATGCCATCCCCCTGGCGTGCGGCGCATGACAGTTGGTGCATACCTCGATCTGTCCATGGGTCTGGTGACAGTAATTACATCTCAGATCAGCATGTCTACCCGGATTATCAAAGAACTCCTCAATTTGCCCGGGATGACAGAGGGAACAGGAGCTTTCTAAGTCTAGGCTTATTGTGATACTCATAGGAGCATGTTTATCATGACATTCCCTGCAATCTTGAAGCTGTGTGCCGTGGACAAGTTCATGGCAATCAGTACATTTTGGCTTTAGACCGTGCCGGATATGACAGAGGGTACAACCTTTATCGTGTCCCCTGCCTTCCTGTGATATGGAAGTGAACGCCTTGATATGGCATTCTCCACAGGTTTCAT includes:
- a CDS encoding IS1 family transposase yields the protein MDIRKKKQKNVEPGSPNSDIEGDAWIFTFMTRGSYLIVAYEIGKRTKKTCEKLFEKVFDRVQLPFPDKKIEIFSDGHDDYTNTIPEYYAETCVDYGQVIKIREGGRVVDKIKKVIYGTLKIDEIETTDIENMNSICRERQGRLVRETKCFSKKKPKLINSFELFHFYWNFMDKLTKTDTPAMLEGLADHQWNWEQFFNFQLSILN
- a CDS encoding DUF1670 domain-containing protein, giving the protein MKDVYILKNGMTKEQMFRLRLMNGFNFAPITADAILELCNDFFQNSNSNIRDGQILYLAISEEEGPEKTILDAKHKEVILTLDVPEDMEVYEKYGISAYRQHILLRITQEAREQNALLTIKDLVKLLKSSYSTIKRDIKALRERGFYIPIRGVVKDIGPSSHKVQIIIMNIKEQP
- a CDS encoding IS1 family transposase; protein product: MARPRGEIKVICQNEKCTYYLKEEGKDIIKRGKYSTGHQRYYCHHCKTFFMETKGTPLYHKHLSKPEIINICKHLVEKNGIRSIERITGHHRDTIGNLIEDLALHAELVNSILLHDVKLGQFEVDEMWTFVKKNKKTLSPEALIQISKVMHGYSLS